In Streptomyces sp. NBC_01439, the following are encoded in one genomic region:
- a CDS encoding dynamin family protein yields MTEQLVVDGLGAGWTSVVSGHLRWIEGQLDGLGLPTERSDELRARLLAVQARAADPQLRVAVFGEASSGKSTLLNAFLRRRLLPSSARVTTRTTTVLEYREGAEGLTVRTADDSYLEWPSAPFAGWAGRGREAGPDTLERALQRVLTTALADEVASLRVLSPVRLLGGGVTVIDTPGFNVTERGHRELAEAAARHADVALVVVPAVAAMSLTLVDFLTGPLRDHHDRCAFVLTKLDLLDEDERSEAVAVVERRLSELGCTDPLLLPCAPGKALGEIEAVGVRGPGHLASFLEVEASIAQFAADSRRSAVAATTLGLLSELLAAVEETAEARRAALGRGERELAALTLPDFPAFLDTWAARTRHRAATELTPALNRASPHSRTTLEVKVGNAVAGEKINDLAGAAEEVSRLVRNHLRQDAQQAARRTANRAGEVLSAAAAELARDFEAQYSALVDLAGETRTAPPVPPVVWPDPPAPDMSDIDRALSAIGTQLTASGKWRTGGGAMAGALAGGLVVPGIGAVVGGVLGALIGRRGPDATREQFLQQVSPVIAAAHEEIGALASCLPRVADSLAESVAALRRQYDDEWREEIAGLTAAHDRRRAELAAGIAHAEETAVAARRRRDEVAALRRRTSRNVPIPRSRDQ; encoded by the coding sequence GTGACGGAACAGCTGGTGGTTGACGGTCTCGGAGCGGGTTGGACCTCTGTGGTCAGCGGGCATCTGCGGTGGATCGAGGGGCAACTCGACGGCCTCGGCCTGCCGACCGAACGGTCCGACGAGCTGCGGGCCCGGCTTCTCGCGGTCCAGGCACGGGCAGCCGACCCGCAGTTGCGGGTGGCCGTCTTCGGTGAGGCGTCCAGTGGCAAGAGCACCCTGCTCAACGCCTTCCTGCGGCGCCGGTTGCTGCCCTCCTCCGCCCGCGTGACGACGCGTACGACCACGGTGCTGGAATACCGCGAGGGCGCCGAGGGACTGACGGTGAGGACCGCGGACGACTCCTACCTGGAGTGGCCGTCCGCGCCGTTCGCCGGGTGGGCGGGGCGGGGGCGGGAGGCCGGGCCGGACACGTTGGAGCGGGCGCTGCAGCGGGTGCTGACCACGGCACTGGCGGACGAGGTGGCCAGTTTGCGGGTGCTCTCGCCGGTCCGGCTGCTGGGCGGCGGAGTCACGGTGATCGACACCCCGGGGTTCAACGTGACCGAGCGGGGGCACCGGGAGCTGGCCGAGGCCGCGGCGCGGCACGCGGACGTGGCGCTCGTGGTGGTGCCCGCCGTCGCGGCGATGTCGTTGACCCTGGTGGACTTCCTCACCGGTCCGCTGCGTGATCACCACGACCGGTGCGCGTTCGTCCTCACCAAGCTCGACCTCCTCGACGAAGACGAACGCTCCGAAGCCGTCGCGGTGGTCGAGCGCCGGCTCAGCGAACTGGGATGCACGGATCCACTGCTGCTGCCCTGCGCCCCGGGCAAGGCGTTGGGCGAGATCGAGGCCGTCGGCGTCCGCGGGCCGGGCCATCTCGCGTCCTTCCTCGAGGTGGAGGCGAGCATCGCGCAATTCGCCGCGGACAGCCGCCGGTCGGCCGTCGCCGCCACGACGCTCGGGCTGCTCTCGGAACTGCTGGCGGCGGTGGAGGAGACGGCCGAGGCCCGGCGGGCCGCGCTCGGCCGGGGAGAGCGCGAGCTGGCGGCCCTGACGCTGCCGGACTTCCCCGCCTTCCTCGACACCTGGGCCGCGCGCACGCGGCACCGGGCCGCGACCGAGCTGACTCCCGCCCTGAACCGGGCGTCACCGCATTCCCGTACGACGCTAGAAGTGAAAGTCGGCAACGCGGTGGCGGGCGAGAAGATCAACGACTTGGCCGGCGCCGCGGAAGAGGTGTCCCGTCTGGTCCGGAACCACTTGCGGCAAGACGCCCAGCAAGCCGCCCGCAGGACGGCGAACCGGGCCGGCGAGGTGCTGAGCGCCGCCGCCGCGGAACTCGCCCGTGACTTCGAAGCCCAGTACAGCGCGCTGGTCGACCTGGCCGGGGAGACCAGGACGGCTCCCCCCGTGCCACCGGTGGTGTGGCCGGACCCGCCCGCCCCGGACATGTCCGACATCGACCGCGCGCTCAGCGCGATCGGCACCCAGCTGACCGCCAGCGGCAAATGGCGTACCGGCGGCGGGGCGATGGCCGGCGCCCTGGCCGGCGGTCTCGTCGTCCCGGGCATCGGCGCCGTCGTCGGTGGCGTGCTCGGCGCGCTCATCGGGCGCCGCGGCCCCGATGCGACCCGGGAGCAGTTCCTGCAGCAGGTCAGCCCGGTCATCGCGGCCGCGCACGAGGAGATCGGCGCCCTCGCCTCCTGCCTGCCGCGCGTCGCGGACAGCCTTGCAGAGAGCGTCGCCGCGCTGCGTCGGCAGTACGACGACGAGTGGCGCGAGGAGATCGCCGGGCTCACCGCAGCCCATGACAGGCGGCGGGCGGAACTGGCCGCCGGGATCGCTCACGCCGAGGAAACCGCGGTGGCCGCCCGACGGCGCCGTGACGAAGTCGCCGCCCTGCGGCGCCGCACCAGCCGGAACGTCCCCATCCCGAGGAGCCGTGACCAGTGA
- a CDS encoding dynamin family protein produces the protein MTTTPPPTADSPPEDEPATPVADVASAAPGWLRQARQLAEDHGQHSIREALDLLAAGRGRPAFRIAVVGEFNRGKSTVINRLLDRDLLPTGPLPATWAPVVIRASDEEGLTLGWPDGRRERRKLDDDTLWDGLIGPPTEREPGAPAAPPEPAVTVTVAHDWLAGLDAELVDTPGVNSGTEEQFEQVRRTAAGSDAVLFVVSALSPVSITERRLLEEEVLCRHVPFVAVVVTMLDLVDGDDREEAVRDLRARLSGLPVLIAPAPGGGESELASLRSLLEGFARDSERALWRDRAIAAQVADHCEVMAQIAAEADAAGRLSKEEVAERAELAQALRESEDREWDRIQGNLTARQLQLGTRLREHVQKGRDGIIERLRWDLERASDPGTWWERDLPVRLGHELSLLARSSERTVLLPAMAADTDWLDREVAHRLPGAARSPLPGALELSAEADVAGEVSSLSKTRLATRLGAQGGSILGFLIAYARQRQRSGSGRSGAPPMLYSGVLSLVGGLLAETHIRNATEERRRQVDAVLVRAVDESAGAFQRRAVDALGEVYADVFARLRESHGAWADARRAAAEAPSASGTDWPRLASAATELAGRIRSALASGVRVGEENE, from the coding sequence GTGACCACTACACCCCCGCCCACGGCGGACTCACCGCCGGAAGACGAACCCGCCACCCCCGTGGCCGATGTCGCCAGCGCCGCCCCCGGCTGGCTGCGACAGGCCCGCCAGCTCGCCGAGGACCACGGCCAGCACTCCATCCGGGAGGCGCTGGACCTGCTGGCCGCCGGGCGCGGCCGGCCCGCGTTCCGGATCGCGGTGGTGGGCGAGTTCAACCGCGGCAAGTCCACGGTGATCAACCGGCTCCTGGACCGTGACCTGCTGCCGACGGGGCCCCTTCCGGCCACGTGGGCACCCGTGGTGATCCGGGCCTCCGACGAGGAGGGACTGACCCTCGGCTGGCCGGACGGCCGCCGTGAACGGCGCAAGCTCGACGACGACACCCTCTGGGACGGGCTGATCGGGCCCCCGACGGAACGCGAGCCGGGCGCTCCCGCAGCGCCCCCGGAGCCCGCCGTGACCGTGACCGTGGCGCATGACTGGCTCGCCGGTCTGGACGCAGAACTGGTGGACACGCCGGGGGTCAACTCCGGGACGGAGGAGCAGTTCGAGCAGGTGCGCCGGACCGCGGCCGGCAGCGACGCCGTGCTGTTCGTCGTCTCGGCCCTCTCCCCGGTGAGCATCACCGAGCGGCGCCTCCTCGAAGAGGAGGTCCTCTGTCGGCACGTACCCTTCGTGGCCGTCGTCGTGACCATGCTGGACCTGGTGGACGGTGACGACCGCGAGGAGGCCGTGCGAGACCTCAGGGCACGACTGTCCGGCCTGCCCGTGCTGATCGCCCCGGCGCCCGGCGGAGGCGAGTCCGAGCTCGCCTCTCTGCGCTCGCTGTTGGAGGGGTTCGCGCGGGACAGCGAACGGGCGCTGTGGCGTGACAGGGCGATCGCCGCCCAAGTGGCGGACCACTGCGAGGTGATGGCCCAGATCGCCGCCGAGGCCGACGCGGCGGGTCGGCTGTCGAAAGAGGAGGTCGCGGAACGGGCCGAGCTGGCGCAAGCGCTGCGGGAGAGCGAAGACAGGGAGTGGGACCGAATCCAAGGCAATTTGACGGCACGTCAACTCCAGCTCGGTACCCGTCTGCGTGAACACGTCCAGAAGGGGCGCGACGGCATCATCGAACGGCTGCGCTGGGACCTGGAGCGGGCCTCCGACCCGGGCACCTGGTGGGAACGCGACCTGCCGGTCCGGCTGGGGCACGAACTGTCTCTGCTGGCCCGAAGCTCCGAACGCACGGTCCTGCTGCCGGCCATGGCCGCGGACACCGACTGGCTGGACCGGGAAGTGGCGCACAGGCTGCCGGGTGCGGCGCGCAGCCCACTGCCCGGGGCGTTGGAGCTGTCCGCCGAGGCGGACGTCGCCGGCGAGGTCTCCAGCCTGTCCAAGACCCGCTTGGCCACCCGGTTGGGCGCCCAGGGCGGTTCGATCCTCGGTTTTCTGATCGCCTACGCCCGCCAGCGCCAGCGATCAGGCTCCGGCCGGTCCGGAGCGCCACCGATGCTCTACAGCGGCGTCCTGAGCCTGGTCGGCGGTCTGCTGGCCGAGACGCACATCAGGAACGCCACCGAGGAGCGGCGCCGCCAGGTCGACGCCGTCCTCGTGCGGGCGGTCGACGAAAGTGCGGGGGCCTTCCAGCGGCGGGCCGTCGACGCACTCGGTGAGGTCTACGCGGACGTGTTCGCCCGACTCCGCGAGTCCCACGGGGCCTGGGCGGACGCCCGGCGGGCGGCGGCCGAAGCACCATCGGCATCCGGTACGGACTGGCCGCGCCTGGCGAGCGCCGCGACGGAGCTGGCCGGCCGCATCCGTTCCGCACTCGCCAGCGGCGTGCGGGTCGGGGAGGAAAACGAATGA